From the genome of Nicotiana sylvestris chromosome 2, ASM39365v2, whole genome shotgun sequence, one region includes:
- the LOC138885369 gene encoding secreted RxLR effector protein 161-like, which yields MYRGIIGSLMYLTARRTDIVFSGGLCARFQSNPKESHLKAVKRILRYLKGTYVDADYTGYLVYRESTSGMAHFMGSCLISWGTRKQNSVALSTAEVEYLEDFGVFSDYVPLLCDNTSALNMAKNPVQHKRTKHIDVDMLDDYMANKQLRSYTLVKRSKLIDTRSVGTWFF from the exons ATGTATAGAGGGATCATAGGATCACTCATGTATCTCACTGCAAGGAGAACAGACATTGTTTTCAGCGGGGGTCtttgtgcaaggtttcaatccaatccaaaggaatctcatctgaaggctgTCAAGAGAATactaagatatctcaaaggaac GTATGTTGACGCTGATTATACAGGATATCTGGTGTATAGGGAAAGCACGTCTGGAATGGCACATTTTATGGGCTCTTGCTTAATCTCATGGggtacaaggaagcaaaactcagtggcACTCTCAACTGCAGAAGTTGAATAT TTAGAAGACTTTGGAGTATTCTCAGACTATGTGCCTCTTTTATGTGATAATacaagtgcactcaacatggcaaaaaatccagttcaacataagaggaccaagcacattgat GTAGACATGCTTGATGATTACATGGCAAATAAGCAATTGAGATCGTATACGCTGGTAAAAAGGTCAAAGCTTATAGATACAAGATCAGTCGGAACCTGGTTCTTCTGA